The proteins below come from a single Gordonia sp. X0973 genomic window:
- a CDS encoding TetR/AcrR family transcriptional regulator, which yields MTVQSARASRPADRRRQLIDHAATLFLQRGYPHVSMADIARAAGVTAPSLYRHFDDKRDLLGAAVLSGVDDLETCTDRALANPTATTEETVRALIDAIAKRPDSASLWRWTGAYLSDEQNLEVALRTRAVLRRWAEVLFGDDSGLADWERSQLTWALLSVAGSNAVHNTRLSPAREIDELAGRAMRLLALRPSQAPPHRSGMPLPPSTTRRDEILDAASRLFAERGFADVGVDEIGAAVGISGPSVYNHFPSKAAILVGIGQRSAARLDAGVMAAYSDDDAEMLAALVDAYVTAITATPDLSVSFNNSAAITDDPTAASLRDNQRRYVARWIELMPLPKAEAAVAVHAALSIVNDAVRLRRGTSRPEFTSQMAYLMKGVLLDPPPGARTE from the coding sequence ATGACCGTGCAATCCGCCCGTGCGAGCCGTCCGGCAGACCGCCGTCGACAGCTCATCGACCACGCAGCGACGCTCTTCCTGCAGCGCGGGTACCCGCACGTCTCCATGGCCGACATCGCCCGCGCCGCCGGGGTCACCGCACCCTCGCTGTACCGGCATTTCGACGACAAGCGGGATCTGTTGGGCGCGGCCGTGCTGTCCGGCGTCGACGACCTCGAGACCTGCACCGATCGCGCATTGGCCAATCCGACAGCGACCACCGAGGAGACCGTCCGTGCGCTCATCGACGCCATCGCCAAGCGGCCCGACTCGGCGTCGTTGTGGCGGTGGACCGGCGCGTATCTGAGCGACGAGCAGAACCTTGAGGTCGCGCTGCGCACCCGTGCCGTGCTGCGTCGGTGGGCCGAAGTCCTCTTCGGCGACGACTCGGGCCTGGCCGACTGGGAGCGCTCCCAGCTGACCTGGGCGCTGCTCTCGGTCGCCGGGTCCAACGCGGTGCACAACACCCGGCTGTCGCCGGCGCGCGAGATCGACGAGCTCGCCGGCCGGGCCATGCGCCTGTTGGCCCTGCGACCTTCGCAGGCGCCACCCCACCGCAGCGGGATGCCACTCCCCCCGTCGACGACCCGCCGCGACGAGATCCTCGACGCCGCATCGCGGCTCTTCGCCGAGCGCGGATTCGCCGACGTCGGCGTCGACGAGATCGGTGCGGCCGTCGGGATCAGCGGGCCGAGCGTCTACAACCACTTCCCGTCGAAGGCGGCGATCCTCGTCGGCATCGGGCAGCGCAGCGCCGCCCGCCTGGATGCCGGCGTGATGGCCGCCTACTCCGACGACGACGCCGAGATGCTCGCCGCCCTGGTCGACGCCTACGTCACAGCGATCACCGCGACACCCGACCTGTCGGTCTCGTTCAACAACTCGGCGGCCATCACCGACGACCCGACCGCGGCCTCGCTCCGCGACAACCAACGCCGCTACGTCGCGCGGTGGATCGAGTTGATGCCGCTGCCGAAAGCCGAGGCGGCCGTCGCGGTCCACGCGGCGCTGTCGATCGTGAACGACGCGGTGCGGCTACGCCGCGGGACGTCGCGCCCGGAGTTCACGTCGCAGATGGCCTACCTCATGAAGGGCGTCCTCCTGGACCCCCCGCCGGGAGCGCGGACCGAATAG
- a CDS encoding polysaccharide deacetylase family protein: MDRREFLAGLAVAGAGVLSACTTVSTPTPTSSARSGPALSGPLAGPLPHKVPLPDKTITRLPGLGNSFALTVDDGASSEVVRAYAAFARETGARFTFFVTGKYDSWRDNRDVLAPLVESGQIQLGNHTWTHPDLTSLAPQEVAQELQRNKEFLRNTFGVDGTPFYRPPYGFHNDEVDRVAADLGYTVPTLWYGSLSDSGVVTEQFLISAIRHYFLPQAIVIGHANHDPVTHVYQHFVNAIRDRHLQMVTLDDYFANPAPTPQRKRW; the protein is encoded by the coding sequence GTGGACAGACGAGAATTCCTTGCCGGGCTGGCCGTCGCGGGCGCCGGAGTGCTGAGCGCGTGCACGACCGTGTCCACGCCCACCCCGACATCGTCGGCGCGCAGCGGGCCGGCGCTTTCTGGACCACTGGCGGGTCCGCTGCCGCACAAGGTGCCGCTGCCGGACAAGACGATCACCCGGCTCCCGGGACTGGGCAACTCGTTCGCGCTGACCGTCGACGACGGTGCGAGTTCGGAGGTCGTGCGCGCTTACGCAGCATTCGCCCGGGAGACCGGTGCGAGGTTCACCTTCTTCGTCACCGGGAAGTACGACAGTTGGCGCGACAACCGCGACGTCTTGGCGCCGCTCGTCGAATCCGGCCAGATCCAACTCGGCAATCACACGTGGACCCATCCGGACCTGACCTCGTTGGCACCGCAGGAGGTCGCGCAGGAGTTGCAGCGCAACAAGGAGTTCCTGCGCAACACCTTCGGCGTCGACGGGACACCGTTCTACCGCCCGCCCTACGGCTTTCACAACGACGAGGTCGACCGCGTCGCCGCCGACCTCGGCTACACCGTGCCCACCCTCTGGTACGGCTCGCTCTCCGACTCGGGCGTCGTCACCGAACAGTTCTTGATCAGCGCCATCCGGCACTATTTCCTACCGCAGGCCATCGTGATCGGGCACGCCAACCATGACCCGGTCACCCACGTCTACCAGCACTTTGTGAATGCGATTCGCGACCGGCACCTGCAGATGGTGACGCTCGACGACTACTTCGCGAACCCAGCGCCAACGCCGCAACGCAAACGGTGGTGA
- a CDS encoding polysaccharide biosynthesis protein, which yields MNSVSGAVRSLGAVTVGATVANVAAYLVAIPASRSLGAVDYGVFGIVMAAMVVVAAPSMAVQAVIAREVVHGRTDVKPLAVRTAVLVATFAVVAGMILVPILRIPVAAATAGLVMAPLIVLTAAGQGILQGHGEFGRLGWLLALVGVLRAGPMIVAVLLDASAVGALWAGAAGTLAAALLSWRWANLPQSSESVGSEGVLPSAPAVSEDFGTRAGVLDVLGASQVQLALLVAVSLDLLLARVVLSETDAGLYALGAVVTKAAFWLPQAVGTVVYPRLAAPGSTPGSLRKAFGVVTGIGAVVVGATWVGAPLVPHVVGAEYRPIVGILWVFAAAGAVFAVLALLLLAVIAVRRTVIGIAVWVLVAGQAAAILAWAHSVATLVGIAAVSATIITTVCVAALALGSRSSRRASPSAGAGRESHSQSAGRRG from the coding sequence GTGAATTCTGTGAGCGGTGCCGTGCGCTCGCTCGGTGCGGTCACCGTCGGGGCGACGGTCGCCAACGTCGCCGCCTACCTGGTCGCCATTCCCGCCAGCCGCTCGCTGGGGGCCGTCGACTACGGGGTCTTCGGCATCGTCATGGCGGCGATGGTGGTCGTGGCGGCGCCGTCCATGGCCGTGCAGGCGGTGATCGCCCGCGAGGTGGTCCACGGTCGGACCGACGTGAAGCCGCTGGCGGTACGCACCGCCGTGCTGGTGGCGACATTCGCCGTGGTGGCCGGAATGATCCTGGTCCCGATCCTTCGCATTCCCGTCGCGGCGGCCACCGCCGGGTTGGTGATGGCACCGCTGATCGTCCTCACCGCCGCGGGACAGGGGATCCTGCAGGGGCATGGCGAATTCGGGCGACTCGGGTGGCTGTTGGCCCTGGTCGGTGTCTTGCGGGCCGGGCCGATGATCGTCGCGGTCCTGCTCGACGCCTCGGCGGTCGGCGCGTTGTGGGCCGGTGCGGCCGGCACGCTCGCGGCGGCACTGCTCTCCTGGCGGTGGGCCAACCTCCCACAATCGTCCGAATCCGTGGGGTCCGAGGGCGTATTGCCCTCAGCACCCGCCGTTTCGGAAGATTTCGGTACCCGCGCCGGGGTGCTCGACGTACTCGGGGCATCCCAGGTGCAACTCGCCCTGCTCGTGGCGGTCTCGCTCGACCTGCTGCTGGCCCGGGTCGTGTTGTCGGAGACCGACGCCGGGCTCTACGCGTTGGGTGCAGTGGTGACGAAGGCGGCCTTCTGGTTGCCGCAGGCGGTCGGGACCGTGGTGTACCCGCGCCTGGCCGCCCCCGGGTCCACCCCGGGCTCGTTGCGCAAGGCCTTCGGCGTGGTCACCGGGATCGGTGCCGTGGTGGTCGGCGCCACCTGGGTGGGCGCTCCGCTCGTCCCGCACGTCGTCGGGGCGGAATACCGTCCGATCGTCGGCATCCTGTGGGTATTCGCCGCGGCCGGGGCGGTCTTCGCGGTCCTCGCGCTGTTGCTGCTCGCGGTCATCGCGGTGCGGCGCACCGTCATCGGCATCGCGGTCTGGGTGTTGGTCGCGGGCCAAGCCGCGGCGATTCTGGCGTGGGCGCATTCGGTCGCGACGCTGGTCGGCATCGCCGCGGTGTCGGCCACGATCATCACCACCGTTTGCGTTGCGGCGTTGGCGCTGGGTTCGCGAAGTAGTCGTCGAGCGTCACCATCTGCAGGTGCCGGTCGCGAATCGCATTCACAAAGTGCTGGTAGACGTGGGTGA
- a CDS encoding ABC transporter permease produces the protein MTTLTNPVVPVSPTSLWRQSWIMVKRNLIHTKRMPEMLADVTFQPIMFVLLFAFVFGSAVAIPGGGNYKEFLLPGIMGQTIAFTAFIVANGVTADLDKGIIDRFRSLPIHQSSVIVGRAIAALLHSSIGIVVMAITGLAIGWRIRTSVPEAVLGFALVLLFGFAMIWFGLLVGSWLKSVEAVNGFMFTTLFPITFLSNAFVPTAGMPTWLRTIADWNPISALVQAMRVLWGNGHPAAAGAPWPLVHPVWATIIWSVALTAIIAPIAIRAYYRRTTD, from the coding sequence ATGACCACCCTCACCAACCCCGTGGTGCCGGTCTCGCCCACCAGCCTGTGGCGCCAATCGTGGATCATGGTCAAGCGCAACCTGATCCACACCAAACGCATGCCGGAGATGCTGGCCGACGTGACGTTCCAGCCGATCATGTTCGTGCTGCTCTTCGCGTTCGTCTTCGGTTCGGCCGTCGCGATCCCCGGCGGCGGGAACTACAAAGAGTTCCTGCTCCCGGGCATCATGGGCCAGACGATCGCCTTCACCGCGTTCATCGTCGCCAACGGAGTCACCGCCGACCTCGACAAGGGGATCATCGACCGGTTCCGGTCGCTGCCGATCCACCAGTCGTCGGTCATCGTCGGCCGGGCGATCGCCGCGTTGCTGCACAGTTCCATCGGGATCGTCGTCATGGCGATCACCGGCCTCGCGATCGGCTGGCGGATCCGTACCTCGGTTCCCGAGGCGGTCCTCGGCTTCGCCCTCGTCCTCCTCTTCGGCTTCGCGATGATCTGGTTCGGCCTGCTCGTCGGCTCCTGGTTGAAGAGCGTCGAGGCGGTGAACGGCTTCATGTTCACCACACTCTTCCCGATCACCTTCCTGTCCAACGCCTTCGTCCCGACGGCCGGTATGCCGACGTGGCTGCGGACGATCGCCGACTGGAACCCCATCTCGGCGCTGGTCCAGGCGATGCGCGTGTTGTGGGGCAACGGCCACCCGGCAGCCGCGGGGGCACCGTGGCCGCTCGTGCACCCGGTGTGGGCCACGATCATCTGGTCGGTCGCCCTGACCGCGATCATCGCGCCCATCGCCATCCGCGCCTATTATCGCCGCACCACCGACTGA
- a CDS encoding 3-hydroxyacyl-CoA dehydrogenase NAD-binding domain-containing protein, which yields MSDNMINWDKDADGVVILTMDDPDQGANTMNDKFMTSIAATVDRLEAEKDDITGVIVTSAKKTFFAGGDLKDMTADRPKDVTKAEIATAITERANGMKSVLRRLETLGKPVVAAINGAALGGGLEIALHCHYRVAADVKGSKIGLPEVTLGLLPGGGGVVRTVRLLGMQNALMGVLLQGTQFNPTKAKETGLVNEVVGSVEELIPAAKAWIKANPEAQQPFDVKGYKIPGGAPTNPAVAANLPAFPALLRKQIKGTNMPAPRAILAAAIEGAYVDVDTADLVETRYFVSLVTGQVAQNMIKAFFFDLQHINGGGSRPDGFEKYSAKKVGVIGAGMMGAAIAYVSAKAGIDVVLKDINIDAANKGKDYSVKLEEKALSRGKTTEEKSKALLDRIHPTVDPADFKGVDFVIEAAFESVEVKEKVFQEIQDIVDPDAVLGSNTSTLPITILAEGVNRPEDFIGIHFFSPVDKMPLVEIIKGEKTSDAVLAKVIDYTLQIRKTPIVVNDSRGFFTSRVIGTFINEAVAAVGEGIEPAFIEHAGTQAGYPAAPLQLMDELTLTLPQKIRKETEEAAKAAGVDFPHHGSYDVIDWMVEQGRTGKKDGKGFYDYADGKRELLWPGIREHYKSGSKEIPLEDMKERMLFAEALETVKCFDEGVLTSVEDANIGSIFGIGFPAWTGGVIQYINQYEGGLQGFVDRANDLASKYGDQFKPPASLVEKASRGEKLTNETLTKVNA from the coding sequence ATGAGCGACAACATGATCAACTGGGATAAGGACGCCGACGGCGTCGTCATCCTGACCATGGACGACCCCGACCAGGGCGCCAACACCATGAACGACAAGTTCATGACCTCCATCGCCGCGACCGTCGACCGCCTCGAAGCGGAGAAGGACGACATCACCGGTGTCATCGTCACCTCGGCGAAGAAGACCTTCTTCGCCGGCGGCGACCTGAAGGACATGACCGCTGACCGTCCGAAGGATGTCACCAAGGCCGAGATCGCCACGGCGATCACCGAGCGCGCCAACGGCATGAAATCCGTCCTGCGCCGCCTGGAGACCCTGGGCAAGCCGGTCGTCGCGGCCATCAACGGCGCCGCCCTCGGCGGTGGCCTGGAGATCGCGCTGCACTGTCACTACCGCGTCGCCGCGGACGTGAAGGGCTCCAAGATCGGTCTGCCCGAGGTCACCCTGGGCCTGCTGCCCGGCGGCGGTGGCGTGGTCCGCACCGTGCGCCTGCTCGGTATGCAGAACGCGCTGATGGGCGTCCTGCTGCAGGGCACCCAGTTCAACCCGACCAAGGCCAAGGAGACCGGTCTGGTCAACGAGGTCGTCGGTTCCGTCGAGGAACTGATCCCGGCCGCCAAGGCGTGGATCAAGGCGAACCCCGAGGCCCAGCAGCCCTTCGACGTCAAGGGCTACAAGATCCCGGGTGGCGCACCGACCAACCCGGCGGTCGCGGCTAACCTGCCGGCCTTCCCGGCACTGCTGCGCAAGCAGATCAAGGGCACCAACATGCCGGCTCCGCGCGCGATCCTCGCCGCGGCCATCGAGGGCGCCTACGTCGACGTCGACACCGCCGACCTCGTCGAGACGCGCTACTTCGTCTCGCTGGTCACCGGCCAGGTCGCGCAGAACATGATCAAGGCCTTCTTCTTCGATCTGCAGCACATCAACGGCGGCGGGTCGCGGCCCGACGGCTTCGAGAAGTACTCCGCCAAGAAGGTCGGCGTCATCGGCGCCGGCATGATGGGTGCGGCCATCGCCTACGTCTCGGCGAAGGCCGGCATCGATGTGGTCCTCAAGGACATCAACATCGACGCGGCGAACAAGGGCAAGGACTACTCGGTCAAGCTCGAGGAGAAGGCTCTCTCCCGCGGCAAGACCACCGAGGAGAAGTCCAAGGCGCTGCTCGACCGCATCCACCCGACCGTCGACCCGGCCGATTTCAAGGGTGTCGACTTCGTGATCGAGGCCGCCTTCGAATCGGTCGAGGTCAAGGAGAAGGTGTTCCAGGAGATCCAGGACATCGTCGATCCGGATGCCGTCCTCGGCTCCAACACCTCGACGCTGCCGATCACCATCCTGGCCGAGGGCGTGAACCGTCCCGAGGACTTCATCGGCATCCACTTCTTCAGCCCCGTCGACAAGATGCCGCTGGTGGAGATCATCAAGGGTGAGAAGACCTCCGACGCGGTGCTCGCCAAGGTCATCGACTACACGCTGCAGATCCGCAAGACCCCGATCGTCGTCAACGACAGCCGCGGGTTCTTCACCAGCCGCGTGATCGGCACCTTCATCAACGAGGCCGTCGCGGCCGTCGGTGAGGGCATCGAGCCGGCGTTCATCGAGCATGCGGGCACCCAAGCCGGTTACCCGGCCGCGCCGCTGCAGCTGATGGACGAGCTGACGCTGACCCTGCCGCAGAAGATCCGCAAGGAGACCGAGGAGGCCGCCAAGGCCGCCGGCGTCGACTTCCCGCACCACGGGTCCTACGACGTCATCGACTGGATGGTCGAGCAGGGTCGCACCGGCAAGAAGGACGGCAAGGGCTTCTACGACTACGCCGACGGCAAGCGCGAGCTGCTGTGGCCGGGTATCCGCGAGCACTACAAGTCCGGCAGCAAGGAGATCCCGCTGGAGGACATGAAGGAGCGGATGCTCTTCGCCGAGGCGCTGGAGACCGTCAAGTGCTTCGACGAGGGTGTGCTCACCTCGGTGGAGGACGCCAACATCGGCTCCATCTTCGGTATCGGCTTCCCGGCGTGGACCGGTGGCGTCATCCAGTACATCAACCAGTACGAGGGTGGCCTGCAGGGCTTCGTCGACCGTGCCAACGACCTGGCGTCGAAGTACGGCGACCAGTTCAAGCCGCCGGCCTCGCTGGTCGAGAAGGCCTCGCGCGGTGAGAAGCTCACCAACGAGACGCTGACCAAGGTCAACGCCTAG
- a CDS encoding adenylate/guanylate cyclase domain-containing protein, with translation MTSTPPGGEPRFSRDELIAALGAEPERAQRLWNAFGFARRHTDEKIFTQRDVDALALLVESSKAIPEDEQVATARAVGQTMARLADWEADMLAELSRNPAITWSTEEMAVALGGVQQLVWRRHLDIALARESIDDEAAESQRLAGVRTTEAVGFADIVGYTSLSRRIDMPGLETLLEKFEDRVHEVITAHGGQVVKTLGDAVLFTNTDAQAAAETAIEIQERVANVDPVPQLRVGMALGEILNRHGDVFGEPVNIASRLCGSARPGTILVDAGFAAQADGDRYRLSSIRPLSVRGYRRLRAWTLGRPRTH, from the coding sequence ATGACCAGCACACCGCCCGGCGGGGAGCCGCGCTTTTCCCGCGACGAGTTGATCGCGGCGTTGGGTGCGGAACCCGAACGGGCGCAACGGCTGTGGAATGCCTTCGGCTTCGCCCGCAGGCATACCGACGAGAAGATCTTCACCCAGCGCGACGTGGATGCGCTGGCGCTGCTCGTCGAATCGTCGAAGGCCATTCCGGAGGACGAGCAGGTCGCCACCGCCCGCGCCGTCGGCCAGACCATGGCCCGGCTGGCCGATTGGGAGGCCGACATGCTCGCCGAGCTGTCGCGCAACCCCGCGATCACCTGGTCGACCGAGGAGATGGCCGTCGCGCTCGGCGGGGTGCAGCAGCTGGTGTGGCGGCGTCACCTCGACATCGCGTTGGCGCGCGAATCCATCGACGACGAAGCCGCGGAATCCCAACGACTGGCCGGGGTGCGCACCACCGAGGCAGTCGGGTTCGCCGACATCGTCGGCTACACCAGCCTGTCGCGGCGGATCGACATGCCCGGCCTGGAGACCCTGCTGGAGAAGTTCGAGGACCGCGTCCACGAGGTCATCACCGCCCACGGCGGCCAGGTGGTCAAGACACTCGGCGACGCGGTGCTGTTCACGAACACCGACGCGCAGGCGGCAGCGGAGACCGCCATCGAGATCCAAGAACGCGTGGCCAACGTCGACCCGGTACCCCAGCTGCGCGTCGGAATGGCCCTCGGTGAGATCCTCAACCGGCACGGCGACGTATTCGGCGAGCCGGTGAACATCGCGTCGCGTCTCTGCGGATCGGCCCGTCCCGGGACCATCCTCGTCGACGCCGGGTTCGCCGCGCAGGCCGACGGCGACCGCTACCGGCTGAGTTCGATCCGGCCGCTGTCGGTCCGCGGCTACCGCCGGCTGCGGGCATGGACGTTGGGGCGGCCGCGAACCCACTGA
- a CDS encoding ATP-binding cassette domain-containing protein yields the protein MTGMTGSDIAIEAIDLVKRFGDFTAVDGISFQVPRGTVLGLLGPNGAGKTTTVRMMTTLSEPTSGIARVAGYDVSTHPDEVRRSMGLTGQAATVDEILTGRENIAMIGGLYGIGRKALAARGDQLLEQFSLTEAANKPVKDYSGGMRRRLDLAVSLLAAPPVLFLDEPTTGLDPRSRTELWEVLRELVNDGTTLLLTTQYLEEADQLADDIVVIDHGRIIEHGTALQLKERAGAASLVLTVSHADDLEAAADVLRRSGNEVFVEANARRITMAADGLRDLTTAAGWLDESGISVDDLGLARPSLDDVFLSLTGHRTESDDTDQESQS from the coding sequence ATGACCGGAATGACAGGTTCGGATATCGCGATCGAGGCCATCGACCTCGTCAAACGCTTCGGCGATTTCACCGCCGTCGACGGCATCAGCTTCCAAGTGCCCCGGGGTACGGTGCTGGGTCTCCTGGGCCCGAACGGTGCCGGGAAGACGACGACCGTCCGCATGATGACCACGTTGTCCGAGCCCACGAGCGGAATCGCGCGGGTGGCCGGGTACGACGTCTCGACCCATCCCGACGAGGTACGCCGCAGCATGGGCCTCACCGGACAGGCGGCCACCGTCGACGAGATCCTCACCGGCCGGGAGAACATCGCGATGATCGGTGGGCTCTACGGGATCGGGCGCAAAGCCCTCGCCGCCCGCGGTGACCAGCTGCTGGAGCAGTTCTCGTTGACCGAAGCGGCGAACAAGCCGGTCAAGGACTACTCCGGCGGCATGCGCCGTCGGCTCGACCTCGCGGTGAGCCTGTTGGCCGCTCCTCCGGTGCTGTTCCTCGACGAGCCCACGACGGGCCTCGATCCGCGCAGCCGCACCGAACTGTGGGAAGTCCTGCGGGAACTGGTCAACGACGGCACGACACTGCTGTTGACCACCCAGTACCTGGAAGAGGCCGACCAACTCGCCGACGACATCGTCGTCATCGACCACGGGCGCATCATCGAGCACGGGACCGCCCTGCAGCTCAAGGAGCGGGCCGGTGCGGCCAGCCTGGTGTTGACCGTCTCGCATGCCGACGACCTGGAGGCGGCCGCCGACGTGCTGCGCCGCTCGGGGAACGAGGTGTTCGTCGAGGCGAATGCGCGTCGGATCACGATGGCCGCCGACGGCCTGCGGGATCTGACCACGGCCGCCGGATGGCTCGACGAGTCCGGTATCTCGGTCGACGATCTGGGTCTGGCCCGCCCGAGCCTCGACGACGTCTTCCTCTCGCTGACCGGCCACCGCACCGAATCCGACGACACCGACCAGGAGTCCCAGTCATGA
- a CDS encoding acetyl-CoA C-acetyltransferase, giving the protein MPEQAFIYEAVRTPRGKQRGGALHSVKPIDLVSGLIRQLLARHGGLTPTDVNDVILGVVSPVGEQGAVIARTAALVSGLGETVPGTQINRFCASGLEAVNLAAAKVASGFDDLVLAGGVESMSRVPMGSDGGALFMDPATAYDNYIAPQGIGADLIATMEGFSREDVDAFAAESQARAAKAWESGYFAKSVLPVTDINGVVLLDHDEHMRPGTTVESLGKLKPAFQGLADMAGFDDVVMQKYPQVEKVNHVHTGGNSSGIVDGSGLVLIGSEEAGKRNGLTPRGRIVSFAEIGSEPSIMLTGPTPATELALKKAGLTPEDIDVYELNEAFASVVMKWMKDLKIPHEKVNVNGGAIAMGHPLGATGAMILGTCLDELERTGGRYGLVTLCIGGGMGVATVIERL; this is encoded by the coding sequence GTGCCTGAGCAAGCATTCATCTACGAGGCGGTCCGTACGCCTCGTGGCAAGCAGCGCGGCGGCGCGCTGCACAGCGTGAAGCCGATCGACCTCGTGTCCGGCCTGATCCGCCAGCTCCTCGCCCGCCACGGCGGGCTCACCCCCACCGATGTCAACGACGTCATCCTCGGCGTGGTCTCCCCGGTCGGCGAGCAGGGCGCGGTCATCGCCCGCACCGCGGCGCTGGTCTCGGGACTCGGCGAGACCGTCCCCGGCACCCAGATCAACCGCTTCTGCGCGTCCGGCCTGGAGGCCGTCAACCTCGCGGCGGCCAAGGTCGCCTCGGGCTTCGACGACCTCGTGCTGGCCGGCGGCGTCGAGTCGATGTCGCGCGTGCCGATGGGCAGCGACGGCGGCGCCCTGTTCATGGACCCCGCCACCGCCTACGACAACTACATCGCCCCGCAGGGCATCGGTGCCGACCTGATCGCCACCATGGAGGGCTTCTCCCGCGAGGACGTCGACGCCTTCGCCGCCGAGTCGCAGGCCCGCGCCGCCAAGGCGTGGGAATCGGGCTACTTCGCCAAGTCGGTCCTCCCGGTCACCGACATCAACGGCGTCGTCCTGCTCGACCACGACGAGCACATGCGCCCCGGCACCACCGTCGAGTCGCTCGGCAAGCTCAAGCCGGCCTTCCAGGGCCTGGCCGACATGGCCGGCTTCGACGATGTCGTCATGCAGAAGTACCCGCAGGTCGAGAAGGTCAACCACGTCCACACCGGTGGTAACAGCTCCGGCATCGTCGACGGCTCCGGCCTGGTCCTCATCGGCTCGGAAGAGGCGGGTAAGCGCAACGGCCTGACCCCGCGCGGCCGCATCGTCTCCTTCGCCGAGATCGGCTCCGAGCCGTCCATCATGCTGACCGGTCCCACCCCGGCCACCGAGCTGGCGCTGAAGAAGGCCGGCCTCACCCCCGAGGACATCGACGTCTACGAGCTCAACGAGGCGTTCGCGTCGGTCGTCATGAAGTGGATGAAGGATCTGAAGATCCCGCACGAGAAGGTCAACGTCAACGGCGGCGCCATCGCGATGGGCCACCCGCTAGGCGCCACCGGCGCCATGATCCTGGGTACCTGCCTCGACGAACTCGAGCGCACCGGGGGTCGTTACGGCCTGGTCACCCTTTGCATCGGCGGCGGCATGGGCGTCGCAACCGTCATCGAGCGCCTCTGA
- a CDS encoding slipin family protein, translating to MSIFNRRVVNPGEVVLEYRDGTLARILTPGAHRIRHDAVWVRVDTRDRIVHVAPQEVLTADGVPVRVSLAITLAVDDPVAFTERSEDPVAVVYLAAQVALRTECAAVAAPDLIGRTEAFDAQALTAAAAAAGDPVGIAVAAVTIRDVIAPHELRTATMELVTAQVRGRAKLEEARAETAALRSLANAGRLLDQHPALAQLRLVQAVPYGAKVVLAVGGADADAE from the coding sequence ATGTCCATCTTCAACCGCCGGGTCGTGAACCCGGGCGAGGTCGTCCTCGAGTACCGCGACGGCACGCTGGCGCGAATCCTGACCCCGGGTGCGCATCGCATCCGTCACGACGCGGTCTGGGTACGCGTCGACACCCGTGACCGGATCGTGCACGTCGCGCCGCAGGAGGTCTTGACCGCCGACGGTGTACCGGTGCGGGTGTCACTTGCGATCACGCTGGCCGTCGACGACCCGGTCGCGTTCACCGAGCGCTCCGAAGACCCGGTCGCCGTCGTCTACCTGGCCGCCCAGGTCGCGCTGCGCACCGAGTGTGCCGCGGTGGCCGCGCCGGACCTGATCGGTCGGACCGAGGCATTCGACGCCCAGGCCCTCACGGCTGCCGCGGCGGCCGCCGGCGACCCCGTCGGTATCGCCGTCGCCGCCGTGACGATCCGTGACGTGATCGCCCCGCACGAGCTGCGGACGGCGACGATGGAACTGGTCACCGCACAGGTGCGCGGCCGGGCCAAGCTGGAGGAGGCGCGGGCCGAGACGGCCGCGCTGCGCAGCCTGGCCAACGCCGGCCGCCTGCTCGACCAGCACCCGGCCCTGGCGCAGCTGCGCCTGGTCCAGGCCGTGCCGTACGGCGCCAAGGTCGTGCTCGCCGTCGGCGGTGCCGACGCCGACGCCGAATAG